The Niastella koreensis GR20-10 genome includes a window with the following:
- a CDS encoding TROVE domain-containing protein — MRFNFRTKEKTAAVNHAGAKAYTLSPEMELYSAIATSMLNDTFYEKADDRLARIKSLVTKVNSAFVAKLAVYARQQMNLRTAPVVLATELAKIHKGDDLVKKTVENVVKRPDEITELLSYYQIANERKGVKKLNKISKQLQKGLAASFNNFDEYQFAKYNRDTAVKLRDALFLVHPKAKDEAQQLLFNKIVNNELAVPYTWETELSALGQQKFTSAYAKKNAIKAKWEDLISSKKLGYMALLRNLRNILEAEVSIDHIRMVADYLTNKTAVANSKQLPFRFLSSYKELKTVNSGYTSYIMTALENALVASIQNMKGFDLDTKVVIACDVSGSMQQPVSPKSKVLMYDIGLLLGMLLQARCENVQAGMFGDSWKIVPMPSTGILANVDAFYNREGEVGYSTNGYLVIKDLVSKRYKADKIMLFTDTQMWDSNTKNQRAENTISYQWQAYKKIAPNAKLYIFDLAGHKHVPLKVEQNGVHLIAGWSDKVFEVMDALEDGSNAIDVIKKIAL, encoded by the coding sequence ATGAGATTCAATTTCAGAACTAAAGAAAAAACAGCAGCAGTAAACCATGCAGGTGCTAAAGCTTATACTTTATCTCCTGAAATGGAACTCTACTCAGCCATTGCCACTTCTATGCTGAACGATACCTTTTATGAAAAAGCGGACGACCGGCTGGCAAGAATAAAAAGTTTGGTGACTAAGGTAAATTCGGCATTCGTTGCAAAACTGGCTGTATATGCCAGACAGCAAATGAATCTGCGTACCGCTCCTGTGGTGCTGGCTACCGAACTGGCTAAAATTCATAAGGGTGATGACCTGGTGAAAAAAACCGTTGAAAACGTGGTTAAGAGACCTGATGAGATAACGGAACTGTTGTCTTATTATCAAATAGCCAACGAAAGAAAAGGCGTTAAAAAACTGAACAAAATTTCCAAACAACTGCAAAAGGGTTTGGCGGCTTCCTTCAACAATTTTGACGAATACCAGTTTGCAAAATATAACCGGGATACCGCTGTAAAATTGCGTGATGCCTTGTTTCTTGTTCACCCTAAAGCAAAGGATGAAGCGCAGCAGTTGCTTTTCAATAAAATTGTAAACAACGAACTGGCGGTGCCTTATACCTGGGAAACGGAGTTGTCGGCACTCGGACAACAAAAGTTTACATCAGCATATGCAAAGAAAAATGCCATCAAAGCCAAATGGGAAGACCTGATCAGCAGCAAAAAGCTGGGTTATATGGCCCTGCTTAGAAACCTGAGAAATATCCTGGAAGCTGAAGTAAGCATTGACCATATCAGAATGGTAGCCGATTACCTGACCAACAAAACTGCGGTGGCCAATTCAAAACAATTGCCATTCCGTTTTCTGTCGTCGTACAAGGAATTGAAAACTGTAAACTCGGGTTATACTTCTTATATAATGACGGCTTTGGAAAATGCCCTGGTAGCAAGCATTCAAAACATGAAAGGCTTTGACCTGGATACCAAAGTAGTTATAGCCTGTGATGTATCCGGTTCTATGCAGCAACCTGTATCGCCAAAAAGCAAAGTATTGATGTACGACATCGGTTTGTTGCTGGGTATGCTGTTACAGGCAAGATGCGAAAATGTGCAGGCCGGTATGTTTGGCGACAGTTGGAAAATTGTGCCAATGCCATCAACAGGCATCCTGGCCAATGTGGATGCATTCTATAACCGGGAAGGTGAAGTGGGTTATTCAACCAACGGGTATCTTGTTATAAAAGACCTTGTATCGAAAAGATATAAAGCCGACAAGATCATGTTGTTCACCGATACCCAAATGTGGGATAGCAACACTAAAAACCAGCGTGCAGAAAACACCATCAGCTATCAATGGCAGGCGTATAAAAAAATTGCGCCCAATGCGAAGCTGTATATATTTGATCTGGCGGGGCATAAACATGTGCCATTAAAGGTAGAACAGAATGGTGTTCATTTGATAGCGGGTTGGAGCGACAAGGTATTTGAAGTGATGGACGCCCTGGAAGATGGTTCCAATGCCATCGATGTGATTAAAAAAATAGCATTATAA
- a CDS encoding GNAT family N-acetyltransferase — MKTITLNDIAIRTRLHPGDLGYVAYLHGDLYTKENGYGLSFESYVLSGLGEFSYGYNPEADRIWMCEHDGKMIGFLLAQHRPAAIQLRYFIFRPEYRGIGLGKKLMTEFIGFMKQRGVKDAYLWTTDEQLAAISLYTRFGFKLTEERHSHSFGKPLTERRYDLHLA; from the coding sequence ATGAAAACAATTACATTAAATGATATTGCTATCAGAACAAGGTTACATCCCGGTGACCTGGGCTATGTAGCCTACCTCCATGGCGATCTGTATACAAAGGAGAACGGGTATGGGTTGAGTTTTGAGTCTTATGTATTGAGCGGCCTGGGGGAGTTTAGTTACGGCTATAATCCGGAAGCAGACCGCATCTGGATGTGTGAGCACGATGGCAAAATGATTGGTTTTCTATTGGCGCAGCACCGGCCAGCCGCAATACAGTTACGATACTTTATCTTCCGGCCGGAATACAGGGGGATCGGATTGGGAAAGAAACTGATGACAGAATTCATCGGGTTCATGAAGCAGCGCGGGGTTAAGGACGCCTATTTATGGACCACCGACGAGCAGTTGGCCGCCATTAGTCTGTACACCCGGTTCGGGTTCAAATTAACCGAAGAAAGGCATTCCCATTCCTTTGGTAAACCACTTACTGAACGGCGTTATGACCTGCACCTGGCTTAA
- a CDS encoding MarR family winged helix-turn-helix transcriptional regulator produces MKDKTKLINDIREFNRFYTRLIGLLDGHLLDSNYSLAEARILYEIYTGKQISASQIVATLGMDKGYVSRILKKFERDDLINKENFSTDARVSLLALSEKGLKVFHHLNRASNDQVDALISPLAIAKQKELVMHMQEIMQILNSQQ; encoded by the coding sequence ATGAAGGATAAAACAAAACTAATAAATGACATCCGGGAGTTTAACCGGTTCTACACCCGGCTGATCGGTTTGCTGGATGGTCATTTACTCGATAGCAACTATTCGCTGGCTGAAGCGCGCATTTTGTACGAGATCTATACCGGGAAACAAATAAGCGCGTCTCAGATTGTTGCTACCCTGGGTATGGATAAAGGCTATGTGAGCCGCATTTTAAAGAAATTTGAAAGGGATGATCTAATTAATAAGGAGAACTTTTCTACCGACGCCCGGGTTTCTTTACTGGCTTTGTCGGAAAAAGGCCTTAAAGTGTTTCATCATTTAAACCGGGCTTCTAACGACCAGGTAGATGCCCTGATTTCGCCGTTGGCCATTGCAAAGCAAAAGGAACTGGTGATGCACATGCAGGAGATCATGCAGATCTTAAATAGCCAGCAATAG
- a CDS encoding LytR/AlgR family response regulator transcription factor, which produces MLQPFFVWKDKKLIRIDPVHVMFLKTEGNYTKIILSNETYFMVHASLSTVLKKMPEEMFIKTHRSWAASIFYIETIDRISLVICNNVIPIARQYYKTVLEQLNVIE; this is translated from the coding sequence ATGCTACAGCCCTTTTTTGTATGGAAAGATAAAAAACTGATCCGTATTGATCCCGTACATGTGATGTTCCTGAAAACTGAAGGAAATTATACTAAGATCATTTTGTCGAATGAAACCTATTTCATGGTGCATGCAAGCTTGTCTACTGTTCTAAAAAAAATGCCTGAAGAAATGTTTATTAAAACTCACCGTTCCTGGGCAGCTTCCATATTTTATATTGAAACAATAGATAGGATCAGTTTAGTAATTTGTAACAACGTTATTCCCATTGCCCGGCAGTATTACAAAACGGTGCTTGAGCAGTTGAACGTGATTGAGTGA
- a CDS encoding putative Ig domain-containing protein, translated as MNLLSFKKLCCMAVSWLLLLTANAQDTLSKYILTPAASPQPKINGPVVFGVRPGHPILFTIPATGTRPMSFSADNLPTGVMVNATTGQISGSITKPGEYTITLHAKNKLGATKRSFKIVVGEAIALTPPMGWNSWNIYASKVTQELVLANAKAMASSGLIDHGWNYMNIDDVWQGKRGGEFGGILPDSTTFPNMQALVNDIHQLGLKAGIYSTPWVESYGHHIGGSAINAEGTFVRTTENIPRNKKQLPYAIGQYIFWDKDVQQWAKWGFDYLKYDWNPIEVPETKAMYDLLRNSGRDVVFSLSNSTPFAGINELSKIANTWRTGGDIRDSWKSLKSRLLTQDKWAPYASPGHWNDPDMMIVGWVGWGKGPYPTHLTPDEQYAHMSAWCLQSVPLLLGCDLTKLDAFTLSLLTNDEVLAVNQDPLGKQATIVSKTDSCGVLAKDLADGSKAAGLFNVTDSIARKLTVKWSDLGIQGAYIVRDLWRQKDLGVYKDEFSADVPPHGVIMISIRKKQ; from the coding sequence ATGAATTTGCTTTCCTTTAAAAAGCTTTGCTGTATGGCGGTTTCCTGGCTATTGTTATTAACTGCCAATGCACAGGACACGCTTTCAAAATATATTTTAACCCCTGCAGCAAGTCCGCAGCCAAAGATCAACGGCCCCGTGGTGTTTGGTGTTCGTCCCGGCCACCCTATTTTGTTTACCATACCTGCTACAGGAACAAGGCCCATGAGTTTTTCTGCAGACAATTTGCCAACAGGTGTAATGGTGAATGCAACCACCGGACAAATCTCAGGTTCCATTACAAAGCCTGGAGAATATACGATTACGCTGCATGCAAAAAACAAACTGGGCGCCACCAAACGTTCCTTCAAAATTGTAGTAGGAGAAGCTATTGCATTAACCCCACCTATGGGTTGGAACAGCTGGAATATTTATGCCTCAAAAGTTACGCAGGAACTGGTGCTGGCCAATGCAAAAGCGATGGCCAGCAGCGGGTTGATCGATCATGGCTGGAATTATATGAATATCGATGATGTATGGCAGGGAAAAAGAGGCGGCGAATTTGGTGGCATCCTGCCCGATTCAACCACATTTCCCAACATGCAGGCGTTGGTAAATGATATACACCAGCTGGGTTTAAAAGCAGGCATCTACTCTACCCCGTGGGTTGAATCATATGGTCATCATATTGGTGGATCTGCTATCAATGCGGAAGGCACATTTGTAAGAACTACAGAAAACATTCCCCGTAATAAAAAACAATTGCCCTACGCCATTGGCCAGTATATTTTCTGGGATAAAGATGTACAGCAATGGGCGAAATGGGGCTTTGATTATTTAAAGTACGATTGGAACCCGATTGAAGTTCCTGAAACGAAAGCCATGTACGACCTGTTGCGCAACAGCGGCCGGGATGTTGTTTTCAGTCTCTCCAACAGTACGCCGTTTGCAGGTATCAATGAACTGTCAAAAATTGCCAACACGTGGAGAACCGGTGGTGATATAAGAGATAGTTGGAAAAGCCTGAAAAGCCGGTTGCTTACCCAGGATAAATGGGCGCCGTATGCGTCGCCGGGGCACTGGAATGATCCCGACATGATGATCGTTGGTTGGGTTGGCTGGGGAAAAGGGCCTTATCCAACACACCTTACACCAGATGAACAATATGCGCATATGAGCGCCTGGTGTTTACAATCAGTTCCCTTGTTGTTAGGTTGCGATCTAACCAAACTAGATGCTTTTACATTAAGTCTGCTGACGAATGATGAAGTGTTGGCAGTAAACCAGGACCCATTAGGCAAACAGGCAACCATTGTTTCCAAAACAGATTCCTGTGGTGTACTGGCCAAAGACCTGGCAGACGGAAGCAAAGCCGCCGGATTGTTCAATGTAACAGACAGCATTGCGAGAAAACTTACTGTAAAATGGAGTGATCTTGGCATTCAGGGAGCCTATATTGTGCGCGATCTGTGGCGCCAGAAAGACCTGGGTGTTTATAAAGATGAATTTTCTGCTGACGTACCACCACACGGTGTAATAATGATCAGTATTCGTAAAAAACAATAA
- a CDS encoding alpha-L-fucosidase, with amino-acid sequence MYGQNVDKDAAAEHSMINIKEEKSATHTLHPDAQWFPEAGLGLFIHWGLASVKNMDISWPMIPGRALANKKLDSAELARVVREKDYNLTGKPPAITPNEYWAMAKDFNPQHYDPDKWIKAAKEAGFQYVVLTTRHHEGFALWPSEYGDFSTKNFIGGKDLLKPYVEAVRKYGLKLGFYYSPPNWYFDREYMSFIYGRAYTANPSLPKVDGDLNPRTDNKSAEEIKQHQAAYALMVKKQIEELLTRYGKIDLLWFDGKPPVPNATEIITQDEIRKLQPGIVINPRLHGKGDYITFERNPPKQDPGDTWAEFCNTWTNSWANSNTQPFHSNAFALGEFVSARAWGVNYLLGVGPTADGVFPQAVYDNMKVVAGWMKKNGRAVQHVQQLPAGELASVPATAKKNYRYLFAIPEFKNGSKYDADRLPAKDTVLSLTTPLQPTAVSLIGAGKTLHFRYEGGQVIIDLPASVRSNLVDVIEVALKN; translated from the coding sequence ATGTACGGTCAAAATGTTGATAAGGATGCCGCAGCCGAGCATTCCATGATCAATATAAAAGAAGAAAAAAGCGCCACGCATACCCTGCATCCCGATGCACAATGGTTTCCTGAAGCAGGACTGGGCTTATTTATTCACTGGGGTTTGGCATCTGTAAAAAATATGGACATTTCATGGCCCATGATCCCGGGCAGAGCGCTTGCCAACAAGAAATTAGATTCCGCTGAACTGGCGCGGGTAGTCCGGGAAAAAGATTATAACCTTACCGGGAAGCCGCCGGCCATTACACCCAATGAATACTGGGCAATGGCAAAGGATTTCAACCCGCAGCATTATGATCCGGATAAATGGATAAAAGCAGCCAAGGAAGCAGGCTTTCAGTACGTAGTGCTTACCACGCGGCATCACGAAGGTTTTGCATTATGGCCAAGTGAATATGGTGATTTCAGCACAAAGAATTTTATTGGCGGAAAGGACCTCCTGAAACCTTACGTGGAAGCAGTTCGTAAATACGGATTGAAACTGGGGTTTTATTATTCGCCTCCCAACTGGTATTTCGACCGGGAGTATATGAGTTTTATTTATGGCCGGGCTTATACAGCCAATCCATCCTTACCAAAAGTTGATGGCGACCTTAACCCGAGAACGGACAATAAATCAGCAGAAGAAATCAAACAACACCAGGCGGCCTATGCGCTGATGGTTAAAAAACAAATTGAAGAACTGCTCACGCGTTATGGGAAAATTGACCTGTTATGGTTCGATGGCAAGCCCCCTGTACCCAATGCTACTGAAATAATAACCCAGGACGAGATCCGGAAGCTGCAACCAGGCATTGTGATCAATCCCCGCCTGCATGGGAAAGGAGATTATATCACTTTCGAACGCAATCCGCCCAAACAGGACCCCGGCGATACCTGGGCAGAGTTTTGCAATACCTGGACGAATAGCTGGGCCAACAGCAATACCCAGCCTTTCCACTCCAACGCCTTTGCATTGGGAGAATTTGTTTCGGCACGCGCCTGGGGGGTGAATTATTTATTGGGTGTAGGCCCTACTGCAGATGGCGTATTTCCGCAAGCAGTGTATGACAACATGAAAGTAGTGGCCGGCTGGATGAAAAAGAACGGCCGCGCAGTGCAACATGTACAGCAATTGCCGGCAGGTGAATTGGCATCGGTACCGGCCACAGCCAAAAAGAATTACCGGTATCTGTTCGCCATACCTGAATTTAAAAACGGAAGCAAGTATGATGCAGACCGCTTACCTGCAAAAGACACGGTACTTTCATTAACAACGCCTTTGCAACCTACAGCCGTTTCCCTGATAGGCGCAGGAAAAACCTTACATTTCAGGTATGAAGGCGGTCAGGTTATTATTGATTTACCGGCCAGCGTTCGTTCCAACCTGGTTGATGTAATTGAAGTAGCATTAAAAAATTAA
- a CDS encoding chondroitinase-B domain-containing protein, protein MEKNLPFVKGLISFLFLLLGPILASATTVPVTSITELQAAINNAAPGDVIILANGVYTATADITISKKGTAAQPITIAAQTIGGAEITGSGGFSIVSPAAYIIIKGFKFTHAANHAKMASGTSFCRWTRNTFETPGEGEYLQLNGNDHEVDYNTFQNKSNLGRFITVRGVGSQIAQRLWIHHNYFHKQLPGGGNGAETLQFGLSGYSLSSSYSIIEHNVFEECDGENELISVKASALTIRYNTIRNCPAQFTLRHGNRSVVYGNYFSNTPGLRIFGDDHVIFSNYFENCSTALDIGNGDGEVAYGAPLTSHDRPDRILIAFNTLVNCSSNFKQGGRTGGLGATFVTVANNIVQGGGAAASIAGPYTNPVWTGNMLFNVSGPGAMPASGYTITDPMLARDITGTYHLQTGSPAINAITDSFPAVIADMDGQPRTAPFDIGADEVSQAPVTARLLNPADVGANAAGDAPVVSFTAPANNAIVDAGAPVPLTVDAISFSGAISKIAYSVDGVTIGEDTTAPWSLTWIAAAGAHTITAVATDDKGKESQPAVIIVNVNPAGSHLNITSPADNSVFTAPASIGINVTATDDSSTITKVEFFNGATKLGEDAAAPYTFTWANIAAGKYTLQAKATNALNQTSFSAPVNITVNAAPIASFDITDNGGVITAQYPNTSKPTEDFPSLIDNNKSTKYYRSGRNALWVQYKSTVPAIVVKYTITSANDVPGRDPRDWNLQGSNNGADWTTLDTRTGESFATRLLTNTYTFTNTTPYQYYRLNITNNSAGLATTGTQFAEWELFERKIQTITFDHINDTTYGIDPIALVASASSQMPVRFEVGSGPASIEDSILTITGAGTITVRAIQDGDDSYFPDTVEQTFIVSKAMQTVSFDPVETKTFGDGTFDLSASSDAGLPVTFELVSGPVTINGATVTINGAGVATIRAVQAGDENYEPAFSEQTFIINKAAQTISFAAIPPTNSTDSVQLTATASSGLPINYSIVSGPGIINNNTLTFTGEGNVAVRASQPGNENYLSADSVDQTVLVFSTREKKDCVKIIVYPNPTHGRLKVKLDNKQRDKQYTLIIYNSNGNPVQTTIIQRNQFQFEVDFNLTNYQNGIYYLYIFDGTTTYVRLIRKD, encoded by the coding sequence ATGGAAAAAAATTTACCTTTTGTAAAAGGACTCATTTCATTTTTGTTCCTTTTGCTGGGACCAATCCTTGCTTCGGCAACAACGGTTCCCGTAACATCGATCACTGAACTACAGGCTGCTATTAACAACGCAGCACCCGGCGATGTGATCATTCTCGCCAATGGCGTGTATACGGCAACGGCCGATATAACCATCAGTAAAAAAGGAACTGCGGCACAACCAATCACCATCGCAGCGCAAACAATCGGTGGCGCCGAGATCACCGGTTCAGGAGGTTTTAGTATCGTGAGCCCCGCAGCTTACATCATCATCAAAGGCTTTAAATTCACCCATGCAGCCAATCACGCCAAAATGGCCAGCGGCACCAGCTTTTGCCGCTGGACAAGAAATACTTTTGAAACCCCGGGCGAGGGTGAGTACCTGCAGCTCAATGGTAATGATCATGAAGTAGATTATAACACTTTTCAAAATAAAAGCAACCTCGGTCGCTTTATAACAGTACGCGGCGTTGGCAGTCAGATCGCCCAAAGACTCTGGATCCATCACAACTATTTCCACAAACAACTTCCTGGTGGAGGCAATGGCGCCGAAACCCTTCAATTTGGCTTGAGCGGATACAGTCTTTCGTCGAGCTATAGCATCATCGAGCACAACGTGTTTGAGGAATGTGATGGCGAGAATGAATTGATATCTGTAAAAGCCTCGGCCCTGACCATTCGCTATAACACCATCCGCAATTGTCCTGCCCAGTTCACCCTCAGGCATGGCAACCGGAGCGTGGTATATGGCAATTATTTCAGCAATACGCCGGGTTTGCGCATCTTTGGTGACGACCATGTGATCTTCAGTAATTATTTTGAGAATTGCAGTACTGCGCTGGATATCGGTAATGGAGATGGCGAAGTGGCATACGGCGCTCCATTAACAAGTCACGACCGCCCCGATCGCATACTCATTGCATTCAACACCCTTGTCAATTGCAGCAGCAATTTTAAACAGGGCGGGCGCACAGGCGGTTTAGGTGCTACGTTTGTTACGGTGGCCAATAACATCGTTCAGGGTGGTGGCGCTGCCGCTTCTATTGCCGGTCCCTATACCAACCCTGTTTGGACGGGTAATATGCTTTTCAATGTAAGCGGCCCTGGCGCCATGCCTGCTTCTGGTTATACCATCACAGATCCTATGCTGGCAAGAGATATTACGGGAACTTATCACCTGCAAACAGGCAGCCCGGCCATTAATGCCATTACGGATAGCTTTCCTGCAGTAATTGCAGATATGGATGGACAGCCACGTACGGCGCCCTTCGACATTGGCGCCGATGAAGTTTCACAAGCGCCCGTCACTGCCCGCCTGCTCAATCCTGCAGATGTTGGCGCCAATGCAGCAGGCGATGCACCGGTGGTTAGTTTCACCGCTCCTGCCAACAATGCGATTGTTGATGCAGGCGCACCGGTACCGCTCACCGTTGATGCCATTTCGTTCAGCGGCGCCATTTCAAAAATAGCTTATTCGGTAGATGGAGTAACGATCGGTGAAGATACTACGGCGCCCTGGTCGCTGACCTGGATAGCGGCAGCCGGCGCGCATACGATCACAGCTGTAGCAACGGACGATAAAGGAAAAGAAAGCCAGCCCGCTGTTATTATTGTAAATGTAAACCCGGCAGGTTCACACCTTAACATTACATCGCCGGCAGATAATTCCGTGTTTACAGCGCCCGCTTCAATCGGGATAAACGTAACAGCAACAGATGACAGTTCAACCATTACAAAAGTTGAGTTTTTCAATGGGGCTACAAAGCTTGGTGAGGACGCTGCGGCTCCCTATACTTTTACCTGGGCAAATATAGCCGCCGGTAAATATACCCTGCAGGCCAAAGCTACCAATGCGCTTAATCAAACAAGTTTTTCCGCACCAGTAAATATTACCGTAAATGCCGCCCCCATTGCCTCGTTCGATATAACTGATAATGGCGGCGTCATTACTGCACAGTATCCCAATACATCCAAGCCCACCGAAGACTTTCCGAGCCTCATCGACAATAATAAATCCACAAAGTATTACCGCAGCGGAAGAAATGCATTGTGGGTTCAATACAAATCCACGGTTCCTGCCATCGTAGTAAAATATACAATTACTTCGGCCAACGATGTGCCGGGCCGGGACCCGCGCGACTGGAATTTGCAAGGTTCAAACAATGGCGCCGACTGGACAACGCTGGATACCCGTACGGGCGAAAGTTTTGCTACCAGGCTGTTAACGAACACCTATACGTTCACCAATACAACCCCTTATCAATATTACCGGCTTAACATTACCAATAATAGTGCAGGCCTGGCTACTACCGGAACACAGTTTGCGGAATGGGAGCTTTTTGAAAGAAAGATCCAAACCATTACATTCGATCACATCAACGATACCACGTATGGTATTGACCCCATTGCACTGGTTGCAAGCGCTTCTTCACAAATGCCGGTGAGGTTTGAAGTAGGTTCAGGACCTGCCAGTATTGAAGATTCAATATTGACAATAACCGGCGCAGGAACAATTACAGTACGCGCTATTCAGGATGGAGACGATAGCTATTTTCCCGACACGGTTGAACAAACTTTCATTGTCAGCAAAGCCATGCAGACTGTTTCATTCGACCCTGTTGAAACCAAAACTTTTGGCGATGGTACTTTTGACCTGTCCGCTTCTTCCGATGCAGGCTTGCCTGTTACCTTTGAACTGGTGAGTGGCCCTGTTACAATAAATGGCGCTACCGTAACTATCAACGGAGCGGGTGTTGCCACCATCAGGGCGGTACAGGCAGGAGATGAAAATTATGAGCCAGCCTTTAGCGAACAAACATTTATCATCAACAAAGCGGCGCAAACAATTTCCTTTGCAGCTATTCCCCCAACAAACAGTACAGATTCCGTACAATTGACAGCCACCGCTTCATCCGGTTTGCCAATAAACTATTCTATTGTTTCAGGCCCGGGAATAATTAATAACAATACGCTCACTTTTACGGGTGAAGGCAATGTGGCCGTGCGCGCCAGTCAGCCGGGTAATGAAAATTATTTGTCAGCCGATTCTGTTGACCAAACGGTACTTGTTTTTTCAACCCGTGAAAAGAAGGATTGCGTTAAGATCATTGTGTACCCAAATCCAACCCATGGCCGGTTGAAAGTGAAGCTGGATAATAAGCAGCGCGACAAACAATATACGCTGATCATTTATAATAGTAATGGCAATCCGGTTCAAACAACTATAATCCAAAGAAATCAGTTCCAATTCGAAGTAGATTTTAATCTCACGAATTATCAGAATGGGATTTACTATCTGTATATCTTCGATGGAACAACCACTTACGTAAGATTGATTAGAAAAGATTAG
- a CDS encoding MBOAT family O-acyltransferase codes for MLFNSLAFLVYLPIVFCLYWFVFNKRLRWQNGLLLIASYFFYGWWSWKFMVLLSLSTFLDYVYGFSVASPNRKRAKVFLWLSIINNLGILGVFKYYNFFALQFQKGFDMLGVHLHPSLLQVALPIGISFYTFHGMSYVFDIYREKQKPISNFIEYAVFVSFFPLLVAGPIERATHLLPQVQQRRTFNYRQAAEGCRLMLWGMFKKVVVADSLAVIADNIFNHYTEHNGLTLVLGAIAFSFQIYGDFSGYSDIALGTAKLFGFELLSNFKFPYFSRDIAEFWRRWHISLSSWFRDYLYIPLGGSKGGKAKAVRNTFIIFLVSGFWHGASWNFIAWGFIHACGFLPLLLMNRNRTHVKEVVAADRLFPNGTELLQMFTTFCFVTFAWIFFRIHDIGQAVDYTKSIFTNVKNPGEALSYLSIFYYIVPLLVIDWQFRRNERNLQIAKRNMFMILSSKVVLYTVYTLTAIFLLNAIIQKENVSFIYFQF; via the coding sequence GTGTTATTCAATTCGCTTGCCTTTCTGGTTTACCTGCCCATTGTATTTTGCTTATACTGGTTCGTGTTTAATAAGCGGCTGCGTTGGCAAAATGGGTTGTTGCTTATTGCCAGTTATTTCTTCTATGGCTGGTGGAGCTGGAAGTTTATGGTATTACTTTCCTTAAGTACTTTTCTTGATTATGTTTATGGTTTTTCTGTTGCCTCGCCTAACCGAAAAAGAGCGAAGGTTTTTTTATGGTTGAGCATTATCAATAACCTCGGCATCCTGGGCGTATTCAAGTACTACAACTTTTTTGCGCTGCAATTTCAAAAGGGGTTCGATATGCTGGGGGTACACCTTCACCCTTCCTTATTGCAGGTTGCATTACCCATCGGCATTTCTTTTTACACCTTCCACGGCATGTCGTATGTATTTGATATTTACCGGGAAAAACAAAAACCCATTTCCAACTTTATTGAGTATGCCGTGTTCGTTTCATTTTTCCCATTACTGGTAGCAGGGCCTATTGAACGCGCTACCCACCTGTTGCCGCAGGTGCAGCAACGGCGAACCTTCAATTACCGGCAGGCCGCCGAAGGATGCAGGTTGATGCTGTGGGGCATGTTCAAGAAAGTAGTAGTGGCAGACAGTCTTGCAGTAATCGCCGATAACATTTTCAACCACTATACCGAACACAACGGCCTTACATTGGTGCTGGGCGCCATAGCCTTTTCGTTCCAGATCTATGGCGACTTCAGCGGGTATTCAGACATTGCGCTGGGCACGGCCAAACTGTTCGGGTTTGAACTGTTGAGCAATTTCAAATTCCCTTATTTCTCAAGGGACATTGCCGAGTTCTGGCGAAGATGGCATATCTCCCTCTCCAGCTGGTTCAGAGATTACCTGTACATTCCATTGGGTGGTTCAAAGGGCGGTAAAGCAAAAGCAGTAAGAAATACTTTTATCATTTTTCTCGTTAGCGGGTTCTGGCATGGCGCCAGCTGGAACTTTATTGCCTGGGGTTTTATTCATGCCTGCGGGTTCTTACCATTATTATTAATGAACCGCAACCGAACGCATGTTAAAGAAGTGGTGGCTGCAGACAGGTTGTTTCCCAATGGTACCGAACTGTTGCAAATGTTTACCACCTTTTGCTTTGTAACCTTTGCCTGGATCTTCTTCCGTATCCACGACATAGGCCAGGCTGTTGATTATACAAAAAGTATTTTCACCAATGTTAAAAACCCCGGGGAAGCGCTCTCCTACCTTTCTATCTTCTATTATATTGTACCACTGCTGGTGATAGACTGGCAATTCAGAAGAAATGAAAGAAACCTGCAAATAGCAAAGAGAAATATGTTTATGATCTTAAGTTCAAAAGTAGTGTTATACACAGTGTACACCCTTACCGCCATATTCCTGTTGAATGCCATTATTCAAAAAGAAAATGTTTCATTCATTTATTTTCAGTTCTGA